In Brachypodium distachyon strain Bd21 chromosome 2, Brachypodium_distachyon_v3.0, whole genome shotgun sequence, one genomic interval encodes:
- the LOC100825193 gene encoding protein DJ-1 homolog A — translation MAAAASSLAKRAASWRRLLLSRAFGTAPPKRVLVPVAAGTEPVEAATTADVLNRAGARVTVATVASAPAGDEGLLVEAAYGVKLVADGRVADLEGEAFDLIALPGGMPGSANLRDCKVLEKVVKTHAEKGGLYGAICAAPAVTLAHWGMLKGLKATCYPSFMEKFTTEVIPVNSRVVVDRNAVTSQGPGTSIEFALALVEQLYGKEKMEEVAGPLYVHPQHGAEYTVEELNPVEWKCGGTPQILVPVANGSEEMEALNLIDVLRRAGANVTVASVEDKLQIVTRRHKFNLIADVMLDEAAKMKFDLIVMPGGLPGAQKFASTEKLVDLLKKQAESRKPYGAICASPAHVLEPHGLLKGKKSTAFPPMAHLLADQSHCENRVVIDGNLITSRAPGTATEFALAIVDKLFGREKAVSIAKELVFM, via the exons ATGGCCGCAGCCGCTTCCTCGCTGGCGAAGCGGGCCGCGTCCTGGCGCCGCCTGCTCCTCTCACGCGCCTTCGGCACAGCCCCGCCCAAGCGGGTGCTCGTtccggtcgccgccggcacggaGCCGGTCGAGGCGGCCACCACGGCCGACGTCCTCAAccgcgcgggcgcgcgggtCACCGTCGCGACCGTCGCCTCCGCGCCCGCCGGGGACGAGGGCCTCCTCGTGGAGGCCGCCTACGGGGTCAAGCTCGTTGCCGACGGCCGCGTCGCCGACCTGGAAGGCGAGGCCTTCGACCTCATCGCCCTACCA GGGGGAATGCCGGGTTCAGCTAATCTTAGAGACTGCAAAGTACTCGAGAAGGTGGTCAAGACGCACGCAGAGAAGGGGGGCCTCTACGGCGCCATCTGCGCTGCGCCTGCAGTGACGCTGGCCCATTGGGGCATGCTTAAAGGCTTGAAG GCGACTTGTTATCCATCATTTATGGAGAAGTTCACTACTGAAGTGATCCCTGTGAACTCAAGGGTGGTTGTAGACAGAAATGCGGTGACTAGCCAGGGTCCAGGAACATCAATTGAGTTTGCTCTTGCTTTGGTGGAGCAGCTGTATGGAAAAGAGAAGATGGAGGAGGTTGCTGGACCTTTG TATGTACACCCTCAACATGGAGCTGAGTATACGGTCGAAGAGCTTAATCCAGTCGAATGGAAATGCGGTGGTACACCTCAG ATTCTTGTGCCAGTTGCTAATGGCTCCGAGGAAATGGAAGCTCTTAATTTAATAGATGTGTTGCGCAGAGCAGGAGCAAATGTTACTGTTGCATCAGTTGAGGATAAGTTGCAAATTGTGACCCGTCGCCACAAGTTTAATCTAATAGCTGATGTGATGTTGGATGAAGCTGCTAAAATGAAATTTGATCTGATTGTCATGCCG GGTGGTCTTCCAGGTGCCCAAAAGTTTGCCAGTACAGAGAAACTTGTTGATTTACTAAAGAAACAGGCAGAATCTCGTAAGCCCTATGGTGCAATATGTGCTTCTCCAGCTCATGTCCTCGAGCCCCATGGTTTACTGAAG GGCAAGAAATCGACAGCATTTCCGCCAATGGCACACCTGCTTGCTGACCAGAGCCACTGTGAGAACAGGGTCGTGATTGACGGTAACCTTATCACTAGCAGAGCCCCAGGGACAGCGACTGAGTTCGCCCTGGCCATTGTTGACAAGCTATTTGGTCGAGAGAAAGCAGTCAGTATAGCGAAGGAGTTGGTTTTCATGTGA
- the LOC100828072 gene encoding transcription factor bHLH30 yields the protein MNSGGLYDGFYGGFGGGHGFSQLGASSSSALLDGGARELDAAMDVQKRKGGGGEPEEKAATALRSHSEAERRRRERINSHLATLRSMVPCTDKMDKAALLAEVIAHVKKLKAHAARVGTHCPVPSGADEVTVELLHHPPTPHAATTTNNNNNGAGLLVKATLSCADDCADLFADVRRALRPLAPRLLRSEVTTLGGRVRISFLMAREGGVTADSVRRALGSVLDSRVSSAAAFDFAPRDSLLKSKRRRVSSAFDSSSSSS from the exons ATGAACTCCGGTGGGCTCTATGACGGGTTCTACGGCGGtttcggcggcggccacggatTCAGCCAGCTGggggcgtcgtcgtcgtcggccctGTTGGACGGTGGGGCGCGGGAGCTGGACGCGGCCATGGACGtgcagaagaggaagggaggaggaggtgagcccgaggagaaggcggcgacggcacTGAGGAGCCACAGCGAGGcggagcggcggaggagggagaggatcAACTCGCACCTCGCCACGCTCCGGAGCATGGTCCCCTGCACCGACAAG ATGGACAaggcggcgctgctcgcgGAGGTGATAGCCCACGTCAAGAAGCTCAAGGCCCACGCGGCGCGAGTCGGCACCCACTGCCCCGTCccgtccggcgccgacgaggtcaCCGTCGAGCTCCTCCACCACCCCCCAACCCCCCACGCCGCGAccaccaccaacaacaacaacaacggcgCCGGGCTCCTCGTGAAGGCGACGCTGAGCTGCGCCGACGACTGCGCGGACCTCTTCGCGGACGTGAGGCGCGCGCTGCGGCCCCTGGCGCCGAGGCTGCTGCGCTCGGAGGTCACCACGCTCGGCGGGCGCGTCCGGATCTCCTTCCTCATGGCGCGGGAAGGCGGCGTGACCGCGGACTCGGTCCGCCGGGCGCTCGGCTCCGTCCTCGACAGCAGGgtcagctccgccgccgccttcgacTTCGCGCCCAGGGACTCGCTCCTCAAGAGCAAGCGCCGGCGGGTCTCCTCCGCGTTCGACTCCTCCAGCTCCTCTTCCTGA